A portion of the Thermosediminibacter oceani DSM 16646 genome contains these proteins:
- a CDS encoding alanine/glycine:cation symporter family protein yields the protein MSEKLTQILDKLLEINGIVNGIVWGPPMLILIVGTGLILTIGLGFIQLRKFSYVMKNTLFKMFEKQQRGEGEVTPFQALATALAATVGTGNIAGVATAIATGGPGAVFWMLVSAFVGMATKFGEVVLAVHFRERKPDGSFAGGPMYYLEKGLKIKVLAVLFALFGAIAAFGIGNMVQANSVAASLDATFGIPKLYTGIALAMMTALVILGGLKRLATVTEKLVPFMAAFYIVGSVIILLLNISRLPSAIAMIISQAFTGSAAIGGFAGSTVMMAMKYGVARGVFSNEAGLGSAPIAHAAATTDHPVRQGLWGIFEVFMDTIVICSLTSFTILTTGVWTQVDATGKQLTGAALTTAAFNQGLPGVGGIIVAIGILLFAYSTLLSWSYYGEKCIEYLFGVGAKIIYRIIFIPFVVIGAIGGLEELWHLADTLNGLMAVPNLIGLLGLSGTIFKLTREFFEKEGA from the coding sequence ATGTCAGAAAAATTAACACAAATTTTAGACAAGTTATTAGAAATCAATGGTATTGTCAATGGCATAGTATGGGGTCCACCTATGCTTATTCTGATCGTTGGAACGGGCCTTATCCTTACCATAGGCCTGGGATTCATACAGCTTAGAAAATTCTCTTATGTAATGAAAAATACGTTGTTTAAAATGTTTGAAAAACAGCAGAGGGGAGAAGGAGAAGTAACCCCCTTTCAGGCTCTGGCAACGGCTCTAGCGGCGACGGTTGGAACCGGCAATATAGCGGGTGTTGCTACGGCCATTGCAACTGGCGGACCGGGAGCTGTTTTCTGGATGCTCGTCTCCGCTTTTGTGGGCATGGCAACCAAATTCGGTGAAGTCGTACTAGCGGTTCATTTCAGGGAGAGAAAACCTGACGGAAGTTTTGCCGGTGGGCCTATGTATTATCTGGAGAAGGGGCTAAAAATCAAGGTGCTAGCGGTGCTTTTTGCCCTGTTCGGTGCAATAGCTGCCTTCGGTATAGGCAATATGGTTCAGGCCAATTCGGTAGCTGCTTCCCTTGATGCGACTTTCGGGATCCCGAAGTTATATACCGGTATAGCTCTTGCAATGATGACCGCCCTTGTAATCCTCGGAGGTTTAAAGAGGCTGGCTACGGTTACTGAAAAACTGGTGCCCTTTATGGCCGCATTTTATATAGTTGGATCTGTCATAATACTTCTATTGAATATATCGCGACTGCCTTCCGCCATCGCTATGATTATAAGTCAAGCCTTCACAGGATCGGCTGCCATCGGCGGATTCGCCGGATCTACAGTTATGATGGCGATGAAATACGGTGTGGCCAGAGGTGTTTTTTCCAACGAAGCCGGTTTGGGCAGCGCACCCATAGCCCATGCTGCGGCCACCACCGACCATCCAGTCCGCCAGGGTTTGTGGGGGATTTTCGAGGTTTTCATGGATACTATCGTTATATGCTCGCTAACCTCCTTTACAATACTTACCACCGGTGTATGGACCCAGGTGGATGCTACTGGCAAGCAGCTTACCGGCGCTGCGTTGACCACCGCTGCATTTAACCAGGGGCTCCCGGGAGTGGGCGGGATTATAGTAGCCATAGGTATACTGCTTTTCGCGTACTCAACTCTGCTCAGCTGGTCCTATTACGGGGAAAAGTGTATCGAGTACCTCTTCGGCGTAGGCGCAAAGATTATTTACAGAATCATATTTATACCTTTTGTGGTAATAGGTGCAATCGGTGGACTCGAGGAACTGTGGCACCTGGCGGATACTTTAAACGGCCTTATGGCAGTACCGAACCTCATAGGCCTTTTAGGTTTGAGCGGAACAATCTTTAAATTAACCAGGGAGTTTTTCGAGAAAGAGGGCGCGTAG
- a CDS encoding PTS sugar transporter subunit IIA, whose translation MKISDLIRKELVVTNLEVKTQEEVFKILFEKLLENGYVKETFLDAIINREKTFPTGLLLGNYNVAIPHTDAEHVLKPAIALATLAKPVIFQNMANPQEDVPVNIVFMLALNSPHSQVEMLQQLVNLIQNEDFLKRILNVEGGDEVIKIIKNHTLKED comes from the coding sequence GTGAAAATATCGGACCTTATTCGTAAAGAATTGGTAGTTACAAATTTAGAAGTAAAAACTCAAGAAGAAGTATTTAAAATTTTATTCGAAAAATTGCTCGAAAATGGTTATGTTAAGGAAACTTTCTTAGATGCAATTATTAATAGAGAAAAAACCTTTCCCACAGGTCTACTCCTTGGTAATTATAACGTGGCTATACCGCATACTGATGCGGAACATGTATTAAAGCCGGCAATCGCCTTGGCTACCCTTGCCAAACCGGTGATATTTCAAAATATGGCCAATCCTCAAGAAGATGTACCGGTTAATATAGTTTTTATGTTGGCCTTAAATTCACCACACAGTCAGGTTGAGATGCTCCAGCAATTAGTAAACCTGATTCAAAATGAAGACTTTTTGAAACGCATTCTGAACGTAGAAGGTGGTGATGAGGTAATAAAAATTATAAAAAATCATACGCTAAAAGAAGATTAA
- a CDS encoding sigma 54-interacting transcriptional regulator translates to MKERLMELIKNEDKKNPYTDEQLAGMLGARRDEVTILRGELNIPDSRERRKPYLMKAMEEEMVKNPNVSDRELTRLIQKRGFNVSRFIISQLRKELSARPQKQLQETPEKKYKAGSESSTAFERIIGYDGSLKPQIQQAKAAVLYPPHGLHTMILGPTGVGKSILAEAMYQFAIETGKLPPNAPFVVFNCADYAENPQLLLSQLFGHVKGAYTGADSSKDGLVEKANGGILFLDEVHRLPPEGQEILFYLIDKGKFRRLGETEAYRSANVMIIAATTEDIESSLLLTFRRRIPMIIELPPLSARPISERYEIIKDFFRKESDRIGVKIKIKQEALRALLMYDCPGNIGQLRSDIQVACARGFLSYIGNQQDFIEVDLIDLPVHARRGMLKVQNRIPEIETILKGDLMVNPGESGITFLPKEDLYILPEEIYRYIEEKYQELQNQGLSQDVINRVIGGELEVKFQQLVKQFETKQKMLDKKDLEGIVGSHVVNLAEQMMRVAERKLGKVDNHLFYCLAIHLSATLDRIRQGKPIINPQLEKVKNEYTLEYRLAKEMLNVVELATGYKIPEDEVAFVAMYLRTATRPIDLKTGRVGVVVLTHGHVAKGMVEVANRLLGVDHAVGIEMGLDEKPESALNKTMEVVKNIDEGKGVLLLVDMGSLMTFGEIITQKTGIPTRTVWRVDTVMVLEAVRRAILPDTNLDDIVENIQKDELEIGRFAFNEIRQDNDKEWVILTVCITGKGAAIKLKELIKEVAPDIFDKAEIIPIGAMMDEDIKLQVKKIKMEKKVAAIVGTVNPEDEDIPFISLEELVSGEAFNTIRQIMGVTEKVKTFDNKLSGILPFTDLFHEDLIVINGDFQMKNDVLDQLGNLLIKNNFVNERYLLDVYRRELMGPTLLKNKVAIPHGTPENVLKSAIALAILKNPIKWTHEDEAEIVVMLALKENSVEIFRRLYKVLQDVNFIDKVKSLKDVGIVKKVLLEYILSFNRN, encoded by the coding sequence ATGAAAGAACGTCTGATGGAGCTCATCAAAAACGAAGACAAGAAAAACCCTTATACCGACGAACAGCTGGCCGGTATGCTGGGGGCAAGGCGTGACGAAGTCACAATTCTGAGAGGAGAGCTTAACATCCCCGATTCTCGCGAAAGGCGCAAACCTTACCTGATGAAGGCTATGGAAGAAGAGATGGTGAAAAACCCCAATGTATCAGACAGGGAGCTTACAAGACTCATTCAGAAACGCGGCTTTAACGTGTCCAGGTTTATAATTTCCCAGCTACGCAAGGAATTGTCCGCAAGACCTCAAAAACAACTACAGGAAACGCCTGAAAAAAAATATAAAGCCGGCTCCGAAAGTTCAACCGCTTTCGAGAGAATCATCGGTTACGATGGAAGTTTAAAGCCCCAGATCCAGCAGGCCAAAGCCGCCGTGCTTTATCCTCCCCACGGCCTTCACACAATGATTCTGGGGCCTACGGGCGTTGGAAAGAGCATACTGGCGGAAGCTATGTACCAATTTGCCATCGAGACCGGGAAACTTCCTCCTAACGCTCCCTTTGTGGTATTTAATTGCGCTGACTACGCCGAAAATCCGCAGCTTCTCCTGTCCCAGCTCTTTGGTCACGTAAAAGGGGCATATACCGGTGCGGATTCATCGAAGGATGGACTGGTGGAAAAAGCCAACGGCGGGATACTATTCCTGGACGAAGTACACCGTCTTCCTCCGGAAGGGCAGGAAATACTGTTCTACCTCATAGATAAGGGGAAGTTCAGGCGCCTTGGCGAGACGGAAGCTTATCGCTCGGCCAACGTCATGATTATAGCCGCTACGACGGAAGATATCGAGTCTTCCTTGCTTTTGACTTTCAGGCGCAGGATACCGATGATAATCGAACTACCTCCTCTTTCGGCCAGACCCATATCCGAAAGATACGAGATAATAAAGGATTTTTTCAGGAAAGAGTCGGACCGGATAGGAGTAAAAATAAAAATCAAACAGGAAGCCCTGAGGGCTCTGCTGATGTATGATTGCCCGGGAAACATAGGTCAGCTCAGGAGCGATATACAGGTAGCGTGTGCAAGAGGGTTTTTGTCGTATATAGGAAATCAGCAAGATTTTATTGAAGTGGATCTGATAGACCTGCCGGTACACGCCAGGAGGGGAATGTTGAAGGTTCAGAATCGGATCCCGGAAATTGAAACGATCCTTAAAGGGGATCTAATGGTAAACCCCGGCGAATCCGGCATTACTTTTTTACCGAAGGAAGACCTGTATATTTTGCCCGAGGAGATATACAGGTACATCGAAGAGAAATACCAGGAACTTCAGAATCAGGGCTTGAGCCAGGATGTTATAAACAGGGTTATAGGAGGGGAACTCGAGGTAAAATTCCAACAATTGGTTAAACAATTTGAGACGAAGCAAAAAATGCTGGACAAAAAGGACTTAGAGGGCATCGTAGGTTCCCATGTCGTCAATCTGGCAGAGCAGATGATGAGGGTTGCCGAAAGAAAGCTGGGCAAGGTGGACAACCACCTTTTTTACTGTCTAGCCATACACCTGAGCGCGACACTGGACCGCATCCGGCAGGGCAAACCCATAATCAACCCCCAGCTTGAAAAGGTTAAGAATGAATATACGCTAGAATACAGGCTCGCAAAGGAAATGCTGAATGTAGTCGAGTTGGCTACGGGATATAAGATACCTGAAGATGAGGTGGCTTTCGTAGCCATGTATCTTCGGACTGCTACTCGCCCTATTGATTTAAAAACGGGGAGAGTCGGGGTGGTAGTGCTAACTCACGGACATGTAGCTAAGGGTATGGTGGAAGTTGCCAACCGTCTCCTGGGGGTTGATCACGCAGTAGGCATAGAGATGGGTTTGGATGAAAAACCCGAGTCGGCTCTTAATAAAACTATGGAAGTTGTTAAAAATATTGATGAGGGCAAAGGTGTGTTACTTTTAGTGGATATGGGTTCTCTTATGACTTTTGGGGAAATAATCACCCAAAAAACCGGAATACCAACGCGGACCGTATGGCGGGTTGATACCGTAATGGTTCTTGAGGCCGTTAGGAGAGCAATTTTGCCTGATACTAATTTAGATGATATTGTAGAAAACATTCAAAAAGACGAATTAGAAATAGGTAGATTTGCGTTTAATGAGATACGTCAAGATAATGACAAAGAGTGGGTTATTTTAACTGTTTGTATAACTGGAAAAGGAGCAGCGATTAAATTAAAAGAGCTTATTAAAGAAGTGGCACCGGATATTTTTGATAAAGCTGAAATAATTCCTATTGGTGCTATGATGGATGAAGATATAAAATTGCAGGTAAAGAAAATAAAGATGGAAAAAAAGGTGGCAGCAATAGTTGGTACTGTAAATCCTGAGGATGAAGATATACCTTTTATTTCGCTAGAAGAATTAGTAAGTGGTGAAGCCTTTAACACGATAAGACAAATCATGGGGGTAACCGAAAAAGTTAAAACCTTTGATAATAAACTTTCTGGAATTTTACCTTTTACAGATCTTTTCCATGAAGATTTAATTGTTATTAATGGCGATTTTCAAATGAAAAATGATGTTCTCGATCAGCTGGGAAATCTGTTAATAAAGAATAATTTCGTCAATGAAAGGTACTTGTTAGATGTTTATCGTAGAGAACTTATGGGGCCTACCCTTTTGAAAAATAAGGTAGCCATCCCTCATGGAACCCCAGAAAATGTGTTAAAATCCGCTATAGCCCTAGCGATACTAAAAAACCCCATAAAGTGGACGCATGAAGATGAGGCAGAAATTGTGGTTATGTTGGCATTAAAAGAAAATTCGGTAGAGATTTTTAGGAGGTTATATAAGGTACTCCAAGATGTTAATTTTATAGATAAAGTTAAGTCGTTAAAGGATGTCGGTATCGTTAAAAAAGTGCTTTTAGAATATATACTGAGTTTTAATAGGAATTAA
- the mobB gene encoding molybdopterin-guanine dinucleotide biosynthesis protein B: MSSVVGFVGFSDSGKTTLIAWAVRELKKRGIKVGVIKHTPHGFDSGEKDTGRFFDAGADTVIASSGKELLKVERCDRERSLFEILDQLKSMDVVLVEGYKGEDIPQIVVFGKRISRDHIALLDNDKVLALAIEDAGVLDFLRKHLYGSVVEESERGNIRIRLKDRGEIPVIGFYDNKLLDILIRGGSRV; encoded by the coding sequence TTGTCCAGCGTTGTGGGATTTGTAGGTTTTTCCGACAGCGGTAAAACCACACTGATAGCGTGGGCTGTAAGGGAATTAAAAAAGCGAGGAATTAAAGTTGGAGTTATAAAACATACTCCGCATGGTTTTGATTCGGGGGAAAAGGATACGGGCAGATTTTTCGACGCAGGGGCCGATACCGTAATCGCATCGTCGGGTAAAGAATTGCTCAAGGTAGAGCGATGCGATCGTGAGAGATCTCTTTTCGAGATTTTAGACCAACTAAAAAGTATGGACGTAGTCCTGGTCGAGGGGTATAAGGGAGAGGATATCCCTCAGATTGTCGTTTTCGGAAAGCGAATATCGCGAGATCACATAGCATTGCTTGACAATGATAAAGTTCTGGCACTGGCAATAGAGGATGCAGGAGTGCTGGATTTTTTAAGAAAACATCTCTACGGAAGCGTTGTAGAAGAAAGCGAAAGGGGAAATATCAGAATCCGGCTGAAAGATCGTGGGGAGATACCCGTTATCGGTTTTTATGATAACAAATTGTTGGATATCCTCATCCGGGGAGGTTCCCGAGTGTGA
- the uvrC gene encoding excinuclease ABC subunit UvrC has protein sequence MFNPERIESFPEKPGVYIMKDKNGKVIYVGKAVSLKNRVRSYFKAGDSLPPKVSSMVSHIDDIEYIVTDSEVEALILECNLIKFYKPKYNILLKDDKQYPYIKITLNEPFPRIEVVRKIKKDGARYFGPYVNAGAMREAIDVLRKIFPVRSCKKDLSRVPLKERPCLNYHINRCLAPCQGNLQKEEYGELIKNVVMFLEGRQEALLNHLREKMEQAAQSLDFETAAVYRNQIQALQKLLEKQKIVSTDMVDQDVIAMARGFDTACVMVFFVREGKLTEREPFILKNTDGAERKEILTSFIKQFYDTASFIPKEIILEEEIDDRDTIESWLSGKKGSKVKITIPKRGEKKQLAEMVAENARAYLEQRESAEERERIRNQKAMEELKISLGLEDIPRRIEAFDISNTQGSESVASMVVFEEGIPKKEDYRKFRIKTVEGPNDFESMKEAVYRRFKRGLEGDEKFRDFPDLLVIDGGKGQLRYAREALRELNLDYIPTIGLAKEFEHIFIEGRDEPLILPRDSQALYLLQRVRDEAHRFAVTYHRKLRTRRNLKSVLEDIPGIGEARRKALLKAFGSLEAIKKATPEELSKVPGMNKKAAVAVYEYFHK, from the coding sequence ATGTTCAATCCCGAAAGAATAGAATCATTTCCCGAAAAACCCGGAGTCTATATAATGAAGGATAAAAACGGGAAAGTCATATACGTGGGAAAAGCCGTTTCATTGAAAAACCGGGTTCGATCTTATTTCAAGGCAGGGGATAGCCTCCCTCCCAAAGTGAGTTCAATGGTTTCCCACATTGACGACATAGAGTATATCGTTACCGACTCCGAAGTGGAAGCGCTTATCCTGGAATGCAACCTCATAAAATTTTACAAACCAAAGTACAACATCCTTTTAAAGGATGACAAGCAGTATCCTTACATCAAGATCACTTTAAACGAACCTTTCCCAAGAATTGAGGTCGTGCGTAAAATAAAAAAAGACGGGGCGAGGTATTTTGGACCTTACGTAAACGCGGGTGCTATGAGGGAAGCAATAGACGTTTTGAGAAAAATTTTTCCGGTGAGGAGCTGTAAAAAGGATTTAAGCCGGGTTCCGTTAAAAGAGCGGCCCTGCCTCAATTACCACATAAACCGCTGCCTTGCCCCCTGTCAGGGAAATCTGCAAAAAGAAGAATATGGTGAATTAATTAAAAACGTTGTGATGTTTCTAGAGGGTAGGCAGGAAGCGCTTCTCAACCACCTGAGGGAAAAAATGGAACAGGCCGCCCAGTCCCTCGATTTCGAAACAGCGGCGGTTTATCGGAACCAGATTCAAGCCCTGCAAAAACTGCTGGAAAAACAAAAGATTGTGTCCACAGACATGGTCGACCAGGACGTCATAGCAATGGCCCGCGGCTTTGATACAGCCTGCGTGATGGTGTTTTTTGTGCGGGAAGGAAAGCTTACAGAACGGGAGCCCTTTATTTTAAAAAACACCGACGGTGCAGAAAGAAAGGAAATACTGACGTCTTTCATCAAACAGTTTTACGATACCGCCTCCTTTATACCAAAGGAAATCATCTTAGAAGAAGAAATAGATGACAGGGATACCATCGAAAGTTGGCTGTCCGGGAAAAAAGGCTCAAAAGTGAAGATAACAATACCCAAGCGGGGAGAGAAAAAGCAGCTCGCCGAAATGGTGGCGGAAAATGCCAGGGCCTATCTGGAACAGAGGGAAAGCGCCGAAGAGAGGGAAAGGATCAGAAACCAAAAAGCGATGGAAGAATTGAAAATAAGCCTTGGCTTAGAAGATATTCCTCGGCGTATAGAAGCCTTTGACATTTCGAATACACAAGGGTCCGAGTCAGTGGCCTCTATGGTGGTCTTCGAAGAAGGCATACCGAAAAAGGAGGACTACAGGAAGTTCAGGATTAAGACGGTAGAGGGCCCTAATGACTTTGAAAGTATGAAAGAGGCCGTTTACAGGAGGTTCAAAAGAGGGCTTGAAGGCGACGAAAAGTTCAGAGATTTTCCCGACCTGCTCGTTATAGACGGTGGTAAGGGTCAATTGAGATACGCCCGGGAGGCCTTAAGGGAATTGAACCTGGATTATATTCCGACTATAGGCCTCGCGAAAGAGTTTGAGCATATATTTATCGAAGGAAGGGACGAGCCTTTAATTCTGCCCCGAGATTCACAGGCTCTCTACCTGCTTCAGAGGGTAAGAGACGAAGCTCACCGCTTTGCTGTCACTTATCACAGAAAACTGCGCACCAGGAGGAACCTGAAATCCGTCCTCGAAGATATACCCGGCATAGGGGAAGCGCGAAGAAAAGCTCTGCTAAAAGCCTTCGGTAGCCTGGAGGCTATAAAAAAGGCGACCCCGGAGGAGCTATCGAAGGTGCCCGGGATGAATAAAAAAGCGGCTGTGGCCGTATACGAGTATTTTCATAAATAA
- a CDS encoding ArsR/SmtB family transcription factor encodes MNERKNSSADLCDVFCIDEEKVRTLMGTVPDMGDLAELFKVLADETRAKIVYLLSKEELCVCDIAAILGMTVSNVSHHLRVLRVAHLVKFRRDGKQVYYSLDDDHVIQIIKEGFEHVNHTRKQR; translated from the coding sequence ATGAATGAAAGGAAAAATTCAAGCGCGGATTTATGCGATGTATTTTGTATCGACGAAGAAAAGGTAAGAACCCTGATGGGGACCGTACCCGATATGGGGGATTTGGCGGAACTGTTTAAAGTACTGGCTGATGAAACCAGAGCTAAAATCGTGTATCTACTTTCAAAGGAAGAACTTTGCGTATGCGATATTGCGGCAATACTGGGGATGACCGTATCCAACGTCTCCCATCACCTCCGGGTTCTCCGGGTGGCGCACCTTGTTAAATTCCGGCGGGACGGGAAACAGGTGTATTATTCGCTGGATGACGATCACGTAATTCAAATCATTAAAGAAGGCTTCGAACACGTCAACCATACGAGAAAGCAGCGGTGA
- a CDS encoding PTS galactitol transporter subunit IIC — protein MDNLLNIVQYILNLGPSVMLPLALTIIGLFFGQGFSKAFRSGITIGIGFVGINLVIGLLVNNLGPAAQAMVDRFGLQLQVIDVGWPAAAAISWASPVAAFIIPLALIVNLIMLVTRTTKTMDIDIWNYWHFAATAAFVYVITGGNVALALVAAIIREVIVLKIADWTAPMVQNFFKLEGISLPTGSTVAYAVLGIPLGKLIGRIPGLKDIKADPETIQKRFGIFGEPMMMGLILGLALGILAGYDFAKITQIGISMAAVMLLMPRMVRILMEGLIPFSESVREFLQKRFKNASDLYIGLDAAVVVGHPSVIATALILIPITVFLAVILPGNKVLPFGDLATIVFYIAFIVGSTNGNIIHSVLTGTVLMATALYMATDLAPLHTMMAQQAKFAIPEGTSLISSLDEGGNLLNWLIIKIFELPWGWAIFGAIVVLVLLFNRNKKAVER, from the coding sequence ATGGATAATTTGCTAAACATTGTCCAATATATTTTAAACCTTGGCCCAAGTGTAATGCTTCCGTTAGCACTAACAATAATAGGTTTGTTTTTTGGACAAGGTTTCAGCAAAGCATTCAGATCGGGTATTACTATAGGTATTGGTTTTGTAGGTATAAACCTTGTAATAGGTCTTCTTGTAAACAATTTAGGACCAGCAGCGCAAGCAATGGTAGATAGATTTGGGTTGCAGTTACAGGTAATAGATGTGGGGTGGCCTGCAGCTGCCGCTATAAGCTGGGCTTCTCCAGTAGCAGCTTTCATAATACCTTTAGCTTTAATTGTAAACTTGATAATGTTAGTTACGCGGACGACAAAAACCATGGATATCGATATCTGGAATTATTGGCATTTTGCAGCAACGGCAGCTTTTGTATATGTCATTACGGGTGGAAATGTGGCCCTTGCACTTGTTGCTGCCATTATCCGTGAAGTTATAGTTTTGAAAATAGCCGACTGGACAGCCCCAATGGTTCAGAACTTCTTTAAGTTAGAGGGTATTTCATTGCCTACGGGTTCTACAGTCGCTTATGCTGTGCTCGGAATACCGCTAGGAAAACTCATTGGTAGAATTCCCGGGTTAAAAGATATAAAAGCTGATCCAGAAACAATTCAAAAAAGGTTTGGTATATTTGGCGAGCCGATGATGATGGGATTGATACTGGGATTAGCGTTAGGTATTTTAGCTGGTTATGATTTTGCTAAAATAACTCAAATCGGAATATCAATGGCAGCCGTTATGCTTCTCATGCCAAGAATGGTTAGAATTTTGATGGAAGGCCTTATACCGTTTTCCGAATCAGTAAGAGAATTTTTGCAGAAGAGATTTAAAAATGCCAGCGATCTTTATATAGGCTTGGATGCTGCAGTTGTAGTAGGACATCCTTCTGTAATAGCGACAGCTTTAATACTCATTCCTATTACCGTATTTTTAGCAGTAATTCTTCCGGGGAATAAAGTGCTGCCTTTTGGTGACCTTGCAACAATAGTGTTTTATATAGCATTTATAGTTGGGTCTACTAACGGAAATATAATCCATTCCGTCCTTACTGGTACAGTATTAATGGCTACGGCTTTGTATATGGCTACTGACTTAGCGCCTCTTCACACAATGATGGCGCAGCAAGCTAAATTTGCAATTCCAGAAGGAACATCTTTAATATCAAGTTTAGATGAAGGCGGTAACTTACTGAACTGGCTCATTATTAAAATCTTTGAACTGCCATGGGGTTGGGCAATATTTGGTGCAATAGTTGTTTTAGTATTATTATTTAATAGAAATAAAAAGGCCGTAGAAAGGTAA
- a CDS encoding galactitol-1-phosphate 5-dehydrogenase produces MKAGVLFGVNDIRYVDFPDPEYGEDDVIVEVKACGVCGSDPPRILKKWKYNLPAIPGHEISGVIVEKGPKVKNIEIGDRVAVVPFIPCGKCDNCLRGNFSLCDDYDMLGANLYGGFAEYVKVPSSNVLNIGDIDFEIAAMIEPLAVALHGVLGIRPTLGDTVAIMGSGILGQLVLLWLKICGVGDIIAVDISDKKLAEAKMLGATTCINAKEKDPVEEILKLTSNKGVDIAFECAGSTITQEQCLLITRKKGKIAYLGIAYSDIHLSEKAFESIFRKELTLKGFWNSYSAPFPGQEWYKSISYLKNKSINLESMITHRFELSKIKEAFDMIANKREEYNKIIIIP; encoded by the coding sequence ATGAAAGCCGGTGTTTTATTTGGTGTTAACGATATTAGATATGTGGATTTTCCTGATCCCGAATACGGGGAAGATGATGTAATTGTTGAGGTTAAGGCTTGCGGTGTTTGCGGATCAGATCCACCAAGAATATTAAAAAAGTGGAAGTACAATTTGCCTGCCATTCCAGGTCACGAAATTTCAGGTGTCATAGTAGAAAAGGGACCAAAAGTTAAAAATATAGAAATTGGAGATAGAGTAGCAGTCGTTCCTTTTATTCCATGTGGTAAATGCGATAATTGTTTGAGAGGAAATTTTTCATTGTGTGATGACTATGATATGCTTGGTGCCAATTTGTACGGCGGTTTTGCAGAATACGTAAAAGTACCTTCATCTAACGTGCTGAATATTGGAGACATTGATTTTGAAATTGCAGCCATGATAGAACCGTTGGCAGTAGCATTACATGGAGTTTTGGGTATTAGACCTACTCTTGGTGATACAGTTGCTATAATGGGAAGTGGAATACTAGGGCAGCTTGTTTTGCTGTGGTTAAAAATTTGCGGTGTGGGAGATATTATTGCTGTTGATATTTCCGATAAAAAACTTGCCGAAGCGAAAATGCTTGGTGCTACAACTTGCATCAATGCAAAAGAAAAAGACCCGGTAGAGGAAATTTTAAAATTAACGTCTAATAAGGGCGTAGATATTGCTTTTGAATGTGCCGGCTCAACAATAACTCAAGAACAATGTTTGTTAATCACCAGAAAAAAAGGTAAAATAGCTTACCTTGGTATTGCATATTCTGATATTCACTTGTCGGAAAAGGCTTTTGAGAGCATTTTTAGAAAAGAACTCACTCTCAAAGGGTTTTGGAATTCTTATTCAGCGCCATTTCCGGGGCAAGAATGGTATAAAAGCATTAGTTATTTAAAAAATAAGTCCATTAACTTAGAATCAATGATTACCCATCGATTTGAGTTAAGTAAAATAAAAGAAGCCTTCGATATGATCGCAAATAAAAGGGAAGAATACAACAAAATTATTATTATTCCTTAA